DNA from Deinococcus aquaedulcis:
TGCTGCCCACCCTGAAGGGCTGGCTGGGCAGCGAAGCGTTTCAGGCTGACCAGACGCCCGCTGCGCCGGCCCCCGCGCCCGCCGCGCCCCCGGCGGTGGACGAAGCGGCCGAGCGCCTGAAACTCGCCGAGGACGCCAGCAGCCTGCTGGCCGGTCTGGGGGTGCTGCCCGGGGTCAGCGCGGCGGCGGTACTGGACGGGCGCGGCGCCTTGCTGGGCACCACCACCAGCGTCAGCGCGGAAATCCTTGCCTACGTGCGCTTTCTGTTCAACGGGGCCCGCACCCTCTCGCCGCATCTGGCGCAGCCGGGGCCGCTGCGGGCGGTGCATGTGGAGTTTCAGGAGCAGGTGCTGGTGCTCTGCCCGGTGCCGGGCGGCCTGAGCGCGATTCTGGTGCGCGACACCCCCACCGCCAGCAGCGTCAAGGCGTGGTTGCGCCAGCGCCTGAACTGACAGCGGTCTACAGAGGGGTGGGGGAGACGGCCCGGCCACCGTTCTGGGGCGAACGAGGTGCGGCGCCGGGCAGCGGTGTGGGCGGGCTGGAAGGGCGGCGCTCTGGCCCCAGTGTGAATGGGCGGCTGCTGTGAGGGGCCCCTGGCGCCGCGCTACAGTACCCCCATGCTGACCCTGGCCGAACTGGCCCGCCTGCGCCCCGCGCCCCCGGATGTGGCGGCTGAGACTGTGGCCCTCGCCGGGCAGGGTGGGCCGGGCCTGCTGGTGCCCGCCGAGTTTGAAGAAGCCTTTTACCGTGGCGGTAACCTGCCCGAGCAGCTGCGCCGCCTGTTTGCCCCCATCCGGCCCGCGCGCATAGATGAGGACGCCCTGGAGCCTCTAACCGAGCAGGCGCAGGCCCTGATTCGCACCACCTACCTGATGGACGATGCGGTGCAGAGCTTTTACCGGTCGCTGGCCCGCGCAGGTCTGCCCCAGACGGTGCAGGTGCGCCGCCCCGACGAGACGACGGGCGAGGTCGCGGCCTGGACCCCGCCCGGCACAGCGGCGCTGCAGGCCCTCAAACGGCTGTGGGCGCGCGACTGGACCTTTGAAGCAGTGCTGGAGCGGTTGGATACGGCGGGCAGTGTGGCGCTGGAAGCCCGCTCGTCGCTGGTGCTGCCGGCGTTGGCACCGCGGTAAATCGCCAGGGACCCGCAACCCACATTGGGCATGCCCCATCCTCCCAACCTTTCTAAGTTGACTAAACCAATCGGATTAAGCGAAGATGAAGGTATGTTGCGTTCTGGTCCCCGTCGCTCCCTCGTTCTGGCTGGCCTGCTGGTCCTTCCTGCCGCTCTGGCAGCAAGCGTGTTTCCACTGGCGTTGAAGCACGACTTTGGCGCTGTGACCTTCTCAAAGACCCCCACCCGGGTGGTCACACTCAGCGAGGAGCAGGCCGAACTGCTGAGCGTGCTGGGGGTGCGGGCCCTGGGCTTTGGTTCAGGACGTATTGAGGGGCGCCTGGGGCAGCCGGCCCAGAACCTGACCACCCTGGCCAAGAGCAGCCTCAAAGAAGCGGTGTATGTGGGGGCCTACGACAAGCCCTCGGCGGAACTGCTGGCCGCCCTGAAGCCCGACCTGATTCTGATGGACGGGGGCGACAGCAGCCGCGCCACTTTTGAGGCCGTGCGGAAGTTTGCCCCCACCCTGGCCTACGACTACGACACCCTGCCCTGGCGGACCGCCCTGGGCGACCTGGGGCGCCTGTTTGGCAAGTCGGCCCAGGCCAGCCGTTACCTGCAGACCTACGACGCCCGGATCGCCGCCCTGAAAACCCAGCTGGCCCCGGTGGCCCGCACGGCACCCAACACCACGCTGCTGTACATGTATGAGCCCAATTCGGTCATGGTGCTGGGGCGGGGCTTTTCGTTCAGCCGGAATCTTTCCGTCCTGGGGCTG
Protein-coding regions in this window:
- a CDS encoding response regulator yields the protein MTAAAAGSPSILIVDDSPGLLQTMSAMLRPHLPVTLADSGRAALDSVTADTALVLTDVRMPGMSGIELAEQLRRRHPKLPVMFMTGVVEEELRAQAKALGVCEVLRKPLRAERLLPTLKGWLGSEAFQADQTPAAPAPAPAAPPAVDEAAERLKLAEDASSLLAGLGVLPGVSAAAVLDGRGALLGTTTSVSAEILAYVRFLFNGARTLSPHLAQPGPLRAVHVEFQEQVLVLCPVPGGLSAILVRDTPTASSVKAWLRQRLN
- a CDS encoding ABC transporter substrate-binding protein; translation: MTFSKTPTRVVTLSEEQAELLSVLGVRALGFGSGRIEGRLGQPAQNLTTLAKSSLKEAVYVGAYDKPSAELLAALKPDLILMDGGDSSRATFEAVRKFAPTLAYDYDTLPWRTALGDLGRLFGKSAQASRYLQTYDARIAALKTQLAPVARTAPNTTLLYMYEPNSVMVLGRGFSFSRNLSVLGLTLNTPAGIDPNISFKQLNAEELLSLKTDRVLILRRLTNGQLVPPNATDTVLRRLGKPVYTYPLDPQEAASGPLTDLKRAEALAKLIRR